The Danio rerio strain Tuebingen ecotype United States chromosome 1, GRCz12tu, whole genome shotgun sequence genome includes a region encoding these proteins:
- the pcdh10a gene encoding protocadherin-10a isoform X2, which translates to MILIFLFFSILDGGLSQLHFSVPEEQERGTVVGNIAEDLGLDITKLSARRFQTVPSSRTPYLEVNLENGALVVNERIDREEICRQTVPCLLHLEVFLENPLELFRVEIEVMDINDNPPSFPETDITVEITESATPGTRFPVENAFDPDVGTNALSTYAITTNNYFYLDVQTQGDGNRFAELVLDKPLDREQQAIHKYVLTAVDGGQPQRTGTALLVVKVLDSNDNAPTFDQSVYSVSLRENSPVGTLVIQLNASDMDEGQNGEIVYSLSSHNSPRIRDLFNIDSRTGRIEVTGEVDYEESSTHQIYVQAKDMGPNAVPAHCKVLVKLIDVNDNTPEISFSTVTESVSEQAAPGTVIALLSVTDRDSGENGQMTCELHGEVPFKLKSSFKNYYTIVTDGPLDREKAESYTLTVVAKDKGVPSLSTSKSIKVHVSDENDNAPRFMQSVYDVYVTENNVPGAYIYAVSAVDPDVGQNAYVTYSILECEIQGMSILTYVSINSENGYLYALRSFDYEQIKEFSFMVHAKDSGAPELTANATVNVIIVDQNDNAPSVIAPLGKNGTAREHLPRSAEPGYLVTRIVATDADDGENARLSYSILRGNELGMFRMDWRTGELRTARRVSSKRDPPHPYDLLIEVRDHGQPPLSSSASINVLLVDSVVEGRSGDRGSVKSKEGSLDLTLILIIALGSVSFIFLLAMIVLAVRCQKDKKLNIYTCMAGDSCCQCCSRQARGRKKKLSKSDIMLVQSTNVASTAQVPVEESGSFGSHHQNQNYCYQVCLTPESAKTDLMFLKPCSPSRSTDTEHNPCGAIVTGYADQQPDIISNGSILSSETKHQRTELSYLVDRPRRVNSSAFQEADIVSSKDSGHGDSEQGDSDHDATNRGHTAGADLFSNCTEECKALGHSDRCWMPSFMPGDSRQGADYRSNLHVPGMDAVPDTEHAKGFPSTFRVDIPEKA; encoded by the exons ATGATTTTGATATTTCTCTTTTTCTCAATCTTGGATGGAGGGCTATCGCAGCTGCACTTCTCGGTACCGGAGGAGCAGGAGCGGGGGACGGTTGTGGGAAATATCGCCGAAGATCTGGGGCTGGACATCACCAAACTTTCCGCGCGCCGTTTCCAGACCGTGCCCAGCTCGCGCACGCCGTACCTGGAGGTCAACTTGGAGAACGGAGCGCTGGTGGTGAACGAGCGCATCGACCGAGAGGAGATATGTCGCCAGACCGTCCCGTGCCTCCTGCATCTCGAAGTGTTTTTGGAGAACCCGCTCGAGCTGTTTCGCGTCGAGATCGAGGTCATGGATATAAACGACAATCCACCGAGTTTCCCAGAGACTGACATCACCGTGGAGATCACCGAGAGCGCCACGCCGGGTACGCGTTTCCCGGTGGAGAACGCCTTCGACCCTGACGTTGGGACTAATGCCTTGAGCACATACGCCATCACCACGAACAACTACTTTTACTTGGACGTACAGACGCAGGGCGATGGCAACCGCTTCGCAGAGCTCGTGCTGGATAAACCCCTGGACCGAGAGCAGCAGGCGATCCACAAATACGTGCTCACCGCCGTAGACGGAGGGCAGCCGCAGAGGACTGGCACCGCACTGCTAGTGGTTAAAGTGCTGGACTCAAACGACAACGCGCCCACGTTCGATCAATCCGTTTACTCTGTGAGCTTGCGCGAGAACTCTCCAGTTGGCACGCTCGTTATTCAGCTCAACGCCAGCGACATGGACGAGGGCCAGAATGGAGAGATTGTTTACTCTCTAAGTAGTCACAATTCGCCGCGCATTCGGGATCTGTTTAATATCGACTCGCGCACCGGGAGGATTGAAGTGACCGGTGAGGTGGATTACGAGGAGAGCAGCACGCATCAGATATACGTGCAGGCTAAAGACATGGGGCCGAACGCAGTGCCCGCGCACTGCAAAGTTCTGGTCAAACTCATCGACGTGAACGACAACACTCCGGAGATTAGTTTCAGCACGGTCACGGAGTCGGTGAGCGAACAGGCTGCCCCGGGCACTGTGATCGCTCTCCTGAGCGTCACGGACCGTGACTCCGGCGAGAACGGACAGATGACCTGCGAGCTGCACGGCGAGGTTCCGTTCAAACTCAAGTCGTCTTTCAAAAACTATTACACGATAGTCACGGACGGCCCGCTGGACCGCGAGAAAGCGGAGTCATACACGCTCACGGTGGTCGCCAAAGACAAGGGGGTACCCTCTCTCTCCACGAGCAAGTCCATCAAAGTGCACGTTTCAGACGAAAACGACAACGCGCCCAGATTCATGCAGTCGGTTTACGACGTGTACGTGACAGAGAATAACGTCCCAGGCGCTTACATTTACGCGGTGAGCGCCGTGGATCCTGATGTTGGACAGAACGCCTATGTCACTTACTCCATATTGGAGTGCGAAATACAGGGCATGTCCATCTTAACCTACGTGTCGATCAACTCCGAGAACGGCTACCTGTACGCGCTGCGCTCCTTTGATTACGAGCAAATCAAAGAGTTCAGTTTCATGGTGCACGCCAAAGACTCCGGTGCGCCCGAGCTAACGGCCAACGCCACTGTTAATGTCATCATAGTGGACCAGAACGACAATGCCCCGTCTGTAATTGCGCCTCTGGGCAAAAACGGCACCGCGAGGGAACATTTGCCCCGCTCAGCCGAGCCAGGTTACCTGGTGACCCGTATTGTGGCCACGGACGCGGACGATGGCGAGAACGCGCGCCTGTCCTACAGCATCCTCCGCGGAAACGAGCTCGGAATGTTCCGAATGGACTGGAGAACAGGCGAGTTACGCACCGCGCGCCGGGTATCCAGCAAACGGGACCCGCCGCACCCGTACGACCTGTTGATCGAGGTGCGCGACCACGGGCAGCCTCCGCTTTCGTCCTCCGCGAGCATCAACGTGCTGCTCGTGGACAGCGTTGTGGAGGGCCGGAGCGGCGACAGGGGGTCAGTGAAGTCCAAAGAGGGCTCGCTGGATCTTACCCTCATCCTCATTATCGCGCTCGGCTCGGTGTCCTTCATCTTCCTCCTCGCCATGATTGTTCTGGCGGTGCGCTGTCAAAAGGACAAAAAGCTCAACATCTACACGTGCATGGCCGGAGACTCGTGCTGTCAGTGCTGCAGCCGCCAAGCGCGCGGACGCAAGAAAAAGCTCAGTAAATCGGACATCATGCTCGTGCAGAGCACTAACGTGGCCAGCACAGCACAGGTGCCGGTGGAGGAGTCGGGCAGCTTCGGCTCGCACCACCAAAACCAGAACTACTGCTACCAGGTGTGCCTGACACCAGAGTCTGCCAAAACCGACCTGATGTTCCTCAAACCGTGCAGCCCATCTCGGAGCACAGATACAGAGCACAACCCGTGCGGGGCGATCGTTACCGGATACGCCGATCAGCAACCAGATATCATCTCCAACGGGAGCATTTTATCGAGCGAG ACCAAGCATCAGAGAACTGAGCTCAGCTACCTGGTGGATAGACCTCGTCGTGTTAATAG CTCAGCGTTTCAAGAGGCAGACATCGTCAGCTCTAAAGACAGCGGACACGGAGACAGCGAGCAGGGAGACAGCGACCATGACGCCACCAACCGGGGCCACACAGCAG GAGCTGATCTTTTCTCCAACTGCACTGAAGAGTGCAAGGCTCTGGGGCACTCCGACCGCTGCTGGATGCCCTCCTTCATGCCTGGCGACAGTCGCCAGGGTGCCGACTACCGTAGCAACCTGCACGTCCCGGGGATGGACGCGGTGCCGGACACTGAG
- the pcdh10a gene encoding protocadherin-10a precursor encodes MILIFLFFSILDGGLSQLHFSVPEEQERGTVVGNIAEDLGLDITKLSARRFQTVPSSRTPYLEVNLENGALVVNERIDREEICRQTVPCLLHLEVFLENPLELFRVEIEVMDINDNPPSFPETDITVEITESATPGTRFPVENAFDPDVGTNALSTYAITTNNYFYLDVQTQGDGNRFAELVLDKPLDREQQAIHKYVLTAVDGGQPQRTGTALLVVKVLDSNDNAPTFDQSVYSVSLRENSPVGTLVIQLNASDMDEGQNGEIVYSLSSHNSPRIRDLFNIDSRTGRIEVTGEVDYEESSTHQIYVQAKDMGPNAVPAHCKVLVKLIDVNDNTPEISFSTVTESVSEQAAPGTVIALLSVTDRDSGENGQMTCELHGEVPFKLKSSFKNYYTIVTDGPLDREKAESYTLTVVAKDKGVPSLSTSKSIKVHVSDENDNAPRFMQSVYDVYVTENNVPGAYIYAVSAVDPDVGQNAYVTYSILECEIQGMSILTYVSINSENGYLYALRSFDYEQIKEFSFMVHAKDSGAPELTANATVNVIIVDQNDNAPSVIAPLGKNGTAREHLPRSAEPGYLVTRIVATDADDGENARLSYSILRGNELGMFRMDWRTGELRTARRVSSKRDPPHPYDLLIEVRDHGQPPLSSSASINVLLVDSVVEGRSGDRGSVKSKEGSLDLTLILIIALGSVSFIFLLAMIVLAVRCQKDKKLNIYTCMAGDSCCQCCSRQARGRKKKLSKSDIMLVQSTNVASTAQVPVEESGSFGSHHQNQNYCYQVCLTPESAKTDLMFLKPCSPSRSTDTEHNPCGAIVTGYADQQPDIISNGSILSSETKHQRTELSYLVDRPRRVNSSAFQEADIVSSKDSGHGDSEQGDSDHDATNRGHTAGADLFSNCTEECKALGHSDRCWMPSFMPGDSRQGADYRSNLHVPGMDAVPDTEVQESVVPGDACNRADDRSFSTFGKDKSHHGTLTRHELHTLLPSARAPYKPNYLCEYSLKMYDF; translated from the exons ATGATTTTGATATTTCTCTTTTTCTCAATCTTGGATGGAGGGCTATCGCAGCTGCACTTCTCGGTACCGGAGGAGCAGGAGCGGGGGACGGTTGTGGGAAATATCGCCGAAGATCTGGGGCTGGACATCACCAAACTTTCCGCGCGCCGTTTCCAGACCGTGCCCAGCTCGCGCACGCCGTACCTGGAGGTCAACTTGGAGAACGGAGCGCTGGTGGTGAACGAGCGCATCGACCGAGAGGAGATATGTCGCCAGACCGTCCCGTGCCTCCTGCATCTCGAAGTGTTTTTGGAGAACCCGCTCGAGCTGTTTCGCGTCGAGATCGAGGTCATGGATATAAACGACAATCCACCGAGTTTCCCAGAGACTGACATCACCGTGGAGATCACCGAGAGCGCCACGCCGGGTACGCGTTTCCCGGTGGAGAACGCCTTCGACCCTGACGTTGGGACTAATGCCTTGAGCACATACGCCATCACCACGAACAACTACTTTTACTTGGACGTACAGACGCAGGGCGATGGCAACCGCTTCGCAGAGCTCGTGCTGGATAAACCCCTGGACCGAGAGCAGCAGGCGATCCACAAATACGTGCTCACCGCCGTAGACGGAGGGCAGCCGCAGAGGACTGGCACCGCACTGCTAGTGGTTAAAGTGCTGGACTCAAACGACAACGCGCCCACGTTCGATCAATCCGTTTACTCTGTGAGCTTGCGCGAGAACTCTCCAGTTGGCACGCTCGTTATTCAGCTCAACGCCAGCGACATGGACGAGGGCCAGAATGGAGAGATTGTTTACTCTCTAAGTAGTCACAATTCGCCGCGCATTCGGGATCTGTTTAATATCGACTCGCGCACCGGGAGGATTGAAGTGACCGGTGAGGTGGATTACGAGGAGAGCAGCACGCATCAGATATACGTGCAGGCTAAAGACATGGGGCCGAACGCAGTGCCCGCGCACTGCAAAGTTCTGGTCAAACTCATCGACGTGAACGACAACACTCCGGAGATTAGTTTCAGCACGGTCACGGAGTCGGTGAGCGAACAGGCTGCCCCGGGCACTGTGATCGCTCTCCTGAGCGTCACGGACCGTGACTCCGGCGAGAACGGACAGATGACCTGCGAGCTGCACGGCGAGGTTCCGTTCAAACTCAAGTCGTCTTTCAAAAACTATTACACGATAGTCACGGACGGCCCGCTGGACCGCGAGAAAGCGGAGTCATACACGCTCACGGTGGTCGCCAAAGACAAGGGGGTACCCTCTCTCTCCACGAGCAAGTCCATCAAAGTGCACGTTTCAGACGAAAACGACAACGCGCCCAGATTCATGCAGTCGGTTTACGACGTGTACGTGACAGAGAATAACGTCCCAGGCGCTTACATTTACGCGGTGAGCGCCGTGGATCCTGATGTTGGACAGAACGCCTATGTCACTTACTCCATATTGGAGTGCGAAATACAGGGCATGTCCATCTTAACCTACGTGTCGATCAACTCCGAGAACGGCTACCTGTACGCGCTGCGCTCCTTTGATTACGAGCAAATCAAAGAGTTCAGTTTCATGGTGCACGCCAAAGACTCCGGTGCGCCCGAGCTAACGGCCAACGCCACTGTTAATGTCATCATAGTGGACCAGAACGACAATGCCCCGTCTGTAATTGCGCCTCTGGGCAAAAACGGCACCGCGAGGGAACATTTGCCCCGCTCAGCCGAGCCAGGTTACCTGGTGACCCGTATTGTGGCCACGGACGCGGACGATGGCGAGAACGCGCGCCTGTCCTACAGCATCCTCCGCGGAAACGAGCTCGGAATGTTCCGAATGGACTGGAGAACAGGCGAGTTACGCACCGCGCGCCGGGTATCCAGCAAACGGGACCCGCCGCACCCGTACGACCTGTTGATCGAGGTGCGCGACCACGGGCAGCCTCCGCTTTCGTCCTCCGCGAGCATCAACGTGCTGCTCGTGGACAGCGTTGTGGAGGGCCGGAGCGGCGACAGGGGGTCAGTGAAGTCCAAAGAGGGCTCGCTGGATCTTACCCTCATCCTCATTATCGCGCTCGGCTCGGTGTCCTTCATCTTCCTCCTCGCCATGATTGTTCTGGCGGTGCGCTGTCAAAAGGACAAAAAGCTCAACATCTACACGTGCATGGCCGGAGACTCGTGCTGTCAGTGCTGCAGCCGCCAAGCGCGCGGACGCAAGAAAAAGCTCAGTAAATCGGACATCATGCTCGTGCAGAGCACTAACGTGGCCAGCACAGCACAGGTGCCGGTGGAGGAGTCGGGCAGCTTCGGCTCGCACCACCAAAACCAGAACTACTGCTACCAGGTGTGCCTGACACCAGAGTCTGCCAAAACCGACCTGATGTTCCTCAAACCGTGCAGCCCATCTCGGAGCACAGATACAGAGCACAACCCGTGCGGGGCGATCGTTACCGGATACGCCGATCAGCAACCAGATATCATCTCCAACGGGAGCATTTTATCGAGCGAG ACCAAGCATCAGAGAACTGAGCTCAGCTACCTGGTGGATAGACCTCGTCGTGTTAATAG CTCAGCGTTTCAAGAGGCAGACATCGTCAGCTCTAAAGACAGCGGACACGGAGACAGCGAGCAGGGAGACAGCGACCATGACGCCACCAACCGGGGCCACACAGCAG GAGCTGATCTTTTCTCCAACTGCACTGAAGAGTGCAAGGCTCTGGGGCACTCCGACCGCTGCTGGATGCCCTCCTTCATGCCTGGCGACAGTCGCCAGGGTGCCGACTACCGTAGCAACCTGCACGTCCCGGGGATGGACGCGGTGCCGGACACTGAGGTACAGGAGAGCGTGGTTCCGGGCGATGCGTGCAATCGGGCCGATGATAGATCATTCTCCACGTTTGGCAAAGACAAGTCACACCACGGCACGCTCACACGCCACGAGCTACACACACTCTTACCAAGCGCCCGAGCGCCTTACAAACCCAACTATCTGTGTGAGTACTCGCTCAAAATGTACGATTTCTGA
- the pcdh10a gene encoding protocadherin-10a isoform X1 produces the protein MILIFLFFSILDGGLSQLHFSVPEEQERGTVVGNIAEDLGLDITKLSARRFQTVPSSRTPYLEVNLENGALVVNERIDREEICRQTVPCLLHLEVFLENPLELFRVEIEVMDINDNPPSFPETDITVEITESATPGTRFPVENAFDPDVGTNALSTYAITTNNYFYLDVQTQGDGNRFAELVLDKPLDREQQAIHKYVLTAVDGGQPQRTGTALLVVKVLDSNDNAPTFDQSVYSVSLRENSPVGTLVIQLNASDMDEGQNGEIVYSLSSHNSPRIRDLFNIDSRTGRIEVTGEVDYEESSTHQIYVQAKDMGPNAVPAHCKVLVKLIDVNDNTPEISFSTVTESVSEQAAPGTVIALLSVTDRDSGENGQMTCELHGEVPFKLKSSFKNYYTIVTDGPLDREKAESYTLTVVAKDKGVPSLSTSKSIKVHVSDENDNAPRFMQSVYDVYVTENNVPGAYIYAVSAVDPDVGQNAYVTYSILECEIQGMSILTYVSINSENGYLYALRSFDYEQIKEFSFMVHAKDSGAPELTANATVNVIIVDQNDNAPSVIAPLGKNGTAREHLPRSAEPGYLVTRIVATDADDGENARLSYSILRGNELGMFRMDWRTGELRTARRVSSKRDPPHPYDLLIEVRDHGQPPLSSSASINVLLVDSVVEGRSGDRGSVKSKEGSLDLTLILIIALGSVSFIFLLAMIVLAVRCQKDKKLNIYTCMAGDSCCQCCSRQARGRKKKLSKSDIMLVQSTNVASTAQVPVEESGSFGSHHQNQNYCYQVCLTPESAKTDLMFLKPCSPSRSTDTEHNPCGAIVTGYADQQPDIISNGSILSSETKHQRTELSYLVDRPRRVNSSAFQEADIVSSKDSGHGDSEQGDSDHDATNRGHTAGADLFSNCTEECKALGHSDRCWMPSFMPGDSRQGADYRSNLHVPGMDAVPDTEVQESVVPGDACNRADDRSFSTFGKDKSHHGTLTRHELHTLLPSARAPYKPNYLSRKRIS, from the exons ATGATTTTGATATTTCTCTTTTTCTCAATCTTGGATGGAGGGCTATCGCAGCTGCACTTCTCGGTACCGGAGGAGCAGGAGCGGGGGACGGTTGTGGGAAATATCGCCGAAGATCTGGGGCTGGACATCACCAAACTTTCCGCGCGCCGTTTCCAGACCGTGCCCAGCTCGCGCACGCCGTACCTGGAGGTCAACTTGGAGAACGGAGCGCTGGTGGTGAACGAGCGCATCGACCGAGAGGAGATATGTCGCCAGACCGTCCCGTGCCTCCTGCATCTCGAAGTGTTTTTGGAGAACCCGCTCGAGCTGTTTCGCGTCGAGATCGAGGTCATGGATATAAACGACAATCCACCGAGTTTCCCAGAGACTGACATCACCGTGGAGATCACCGAGAGCGCCACGCCGGGTACGCGTTTCCCGGTGGAGAACGCCTTCGACCCTGACGTTGGGACTAATGCCTTGAGCACATACGCCATCACCACGAACAACTACTTTTACTTGGACGTACAGACGCAGGGCGATGGCAACCGCTTCGCAGAGCTCGTGCTGGATAAACCCCTGGACCGAGAGCAGCAGGCGATCCACAAATACGTGCTCACCGCCGTAGACGGAGGGCAGCCGCAGAGGACTGGCACCGCACTGCTAGTGGTTAAAGTGCTGGACTCAAACGACAACGCGCCCACGTTCGATCAATCCGTTTACTCTGTGAGCTTGCGCGAGAACTCTCCAGTTGGCACGCTCGTTATTCAGCTCAACGCCAGCGACATGGACGAGGGCCAGAATGGAGAGATTGTTTACTCTCTAAGTAGTCACAATTCGCCGCGCATTCGGGATCTGTTTAATATCGACTCGCGCACCGGGAGGATTGAAGTGACCGGTGAGGTGGATTACGAGGAGAGCAGCACGCATCAGATATACGTGCAGGCTAAAGACATGGGGCCGAACGCAGTGCCCGCGCACTGCAAAGTTCTGGTCAAACTCATCGACGTGAACGACAACACTCCGGAGATTAGTTTCAGCACGGTCACGGAGTCGGTGAGCGAACAGGCTGCCCCGGGCACTGTGATCGCTCTCCTGAGCGTCACGGACCGTGACTCCGGCGAGAACGGACAGATGACCTGCGAGCTGCACGGCGAGGTTCCGTTCAAACTCAAGTCGTCTTTCAAAAACTATTACACGATAGTCACGGACGGCCCGCTGGACCGCGAGAAAGCGGAGTCATACACGCTCACGGTGGTCGCCAAAGACAAGGGGGTACCCTCTCTCTCCACGAGCAAGTCCATCAAAGTGCACGTTTCAGACGAAAACGACAACGCGCCCAGATTCATGCAGTCGGTTTACGACGTGTACGTGACAGAGAATAACGTCCCAGGCGCTTACATTTACGCGGTGAGCGCCGTGGATCCTGATGTTGGACAGAACGCCTATGTCACTTACTCCATATTGGAGTGCGAAATACAGGGCATGTCCATCTTAACCTACGTGTCGATCAACTCCGAGAACGGCTACCTGTACGCGCTGCGCTCCTTTGATTACGAGCAAATCAAAGAGTTCAGTTTCATGGTGCACGCCAAAGACTCCGGTGCGCCCGAGCTAACGGCCAACGCCACTGTTAATGTCATCATAGTGGACCAGAACGACAATGCCCCGTCTGTAATTGCGCCTCTGGGCAAAAACGGCACCGCGAGGGAACATTTGCCCCGCTCAGCCGAGCCAGGTTACCTGGTGACCCGTATTGTGGCCACGGACGCGGACGATGGCGAGAACGCGCGCCTGTCCTACAGCATCCTCCGCGGAAACGAGCTCGGAATGTTCCGAATGGACTGGAGAACAGGCGAGTTACGCACCGCGCGCCGGGTATCCAGCAAACGGGACCCGCCGCACCCGTACGACCTGTTGATCGAGGTGCGCGACCACGGGCAGCCTCCGCTTTCGTCCTCCGCGAGCATCAACGTGCTGCTCGTGGACAGCGTTGTGGAGGGCCGGAGCGGCGACAGGGGGTCAGTGAAGTCCAAAGAGGGCTCGCTGGATCTTACCCTCATCCTCATTATCGCGCTCGGCTCGGTGTCCTTCATCTTCCTCCTCGCCATGATTGTTCTGGCGGTGCGCTGTCAAAAGGACAAAAAGCTCAACATCTACACGTGCATGGCCGGAGACTCGTGCTGTCAGTGCTGCAGCCGCCAAGCGCGCGGACGCAAGAAAAAGCTCAGTAAATCGGACATCATGCTCGTGCAGAGCACTAACGTGGCCAGCACAGCACAGGTGCCGGTGGAGGAGTCGGGCAGCTTCGGCTCGCACCACCAAAACCAGAACTACTGCTACCAGGTGTGCCTGACACCAGAGTCTGCCAAAACCGACCTGATGTTCCTCAAACCGTGCAGCCCATCTCGGAGCACAGATACAGAGCACAACCCGTGCGGGGCGATCGTTACCGGATACGCCGATCAGCAACCAGATATCATCTCCAACGGGAGCATTTTATCGAGCGAG ACCAAGCATCAGAGAACTGAGCTCAGCTACCTGGTGGATAGACCTCGTCGTGTTAATAG CTCAGCGTTTCAAGAGGCAGACATCGTCAGCTCTAAAGACAGCGGACACGGAGACAGCGAGCAGGGAGACAGCGACCATGACGCCACCAACCGGGGCCACACAGCAG GAGCTGATCTTTTCTCCAACTGCACTGAAGAGTGCAAGGCTCTGGGGCACTCCGACCGCTGCTGGATGCCCTCCTTCATGCCTGGCGACAGTCGCCAGGGTGCCGACTACCGTAGCAACCTGCACGTCCCGGGGATGGACGCGGTGCCGGACACTGAGGTACAGGAGAGCGTGGTTCCGGGCGATGCGTGCAATCGGGCCGATGATAGATCATTCTCCACGTTTGGCAAAGACAAGTCACACCACGGCACGCTCACACGCCACGAGCTACACACACTCTTACCAAGCGCCCGAGCGCCTTACAAACCCAACTATCTGT